The proteins below come from a single Miscanthus floridulus cultivar M001 chromosome 1, ASM1932011v1, whole genome shotgun sequence genomic window:
- the LOC136547018 gene encoding mitochondrial hydrolase YKR070W-like isoform X3 has product MRGFRFALVRAARSRSRAELHTVQRHRPSDLAQRFSHSASAPARPSFGIAFDIDGVILRGRSPIGGTPRAIRRLYSEEGTLKIPFLFLTNGGGVPEHRRALELSQLLGVNISPKQVVHGHSPYRELVKRFEDDLIVAVGKGEPAVVMSEYGFRLGKLGKQTVTCLRKCTHHMMFIQSELKECLLSAILLIGEEIYRYSVTSCLLVDFLGLKKGINLLCILQLMILNTRINDHPLKYTSYGKPNPFVFKNAANILEKLVLSMYPNSQTSMEVKDCQFSTIYMVGDNPKVDINGAMKAGHPWSSVLTRTGVFRGKDNDPQFPADAVVDTVEDAINYILEKECVQ; this is encoded by the exons ATGAGGGGCTTCCGCTTTGCGCTGGTCCGTGCGGCGCGGTCGCGGTCGCGGGCGGAGCTCCACACCGTGCAGCGCCACCGGCCGTCGGATCTCGCCCAACGTTTTTCGCACTCCGCGTCGGCGCCGGCGAGGCCATCCTTCGGCATCGCGTTCGACATCGATGGGGTCATCCTGCGCGGCCGAAGCCCGATCGGGGGCACGCCGCGGGCCATCCGCCGCCTCTATTCAGAAGAAG GTACCCTGAAGATTCCGTTTCTGTTTTTAACCAACG GAGGAGGTGTTCCGGAGCATAGAAGGGCCCTTGAGCTAAGCCAACTTTTAGGAGTCAACATTTCTCCAAAGCAG GTTGTGCATGGCCATTCTCCTTACAGAGAGCTGGTGAAGCG TTTCGAAGATGACCTTATTGTTGCTGTTGGAAAAGGAGAGCCTGCAGTAGTGATGTCCGAGTACGGATTTAG ACTTGGAAAGTTGGGCAAACAGACAGTTACATGTCTGCGAAAATGCACCCATCATATGATGTTTATTCAGAGCGAGTTAAAGGAGTGTTTGTTGTCAGCGATCCTGTTGATTGGGGAAGAGATCTACAG GTACTCTGTGACATCTTGTCTACTGGTGGACTTCCTGGGACTGAAAAAGGGGATCAACCTCCTTTGTATTTTGCAGCTGATGATCTTGAATACCAG AATAAATGATCATCCACTGAAGTATACATCTTATGGGAAACCTAATCCATTTGTGTTCAAGAATGCAGCAAACATACTTGAAAAACTTGTTTTGAGTATGTATCCTAATTCACAGACATCAATGGAAGTAAAAGATTGTCAGTTTTCAACTATCTACATGGTTGGCGATAATCCTAAAGTGGATATTAATGGAGCTATGAAG GCTGGCCACCCATGGTCATCTGTTCTTACAAGGACGGGTGTTTTTAGGGGAAAAGATAACGACCCACAGTTTCCTGCAGATGCG
- the LOC136547018 gene encoding mitochondrial hydrolase YKR070W-like isoform X1: MRGFRFALVRAARSRSRAELHTVQRHRPSDLAQRFSHSASAPARPSFGIAFDIDGVILRGRSPIGGTPRAIRRLYSEEGTLKIPFLFLTNGGGVPEHRRALELSQLLGVNISPKQVVHGHSPYRELVKRFEDDLIVAVGKGEPAVVMSEYGFRKVLSIDEYASYYKDIDPLAPFKTWKVGQTDSYMSAKMHPSYDVYSERVKGVFVVSDPVDWGRDLQVLCDILSTGGLPGTEKGDQPPLYFAADDLEYQAAFPSERLGMGAFRIVLESIFNEINDHPLKYTSYGKPNPFVFKNAANILEKLVLSMYPNSQTSMEVKDCQFSTIYMVGDNPKVDINGAMKAGHPWSSVLTRTGVFRGKDNDPQFPADAVVDTVEDAINYILEKECVQ, from the exons ATGAGGGGCTTCCGCTTTGCGCTGGTCCGTGCGGCGCGGTCGCGGTCGCGGGCGGAGCTCCACACCGTGCAGCGCCACCGGCCGTCGGATCTCGCCCAACGTTTTTCGCACTCCGCGTCGGCGCCGGCGAGGCCATCCTTCGGCATCGCGTTCGACATCGATGGGGTCATCCTGCGCGGCCGAAGCCCGATCGGGGGCACGCCGCGGGCCATCCGCCGCCTCTATTCAGAAGAAG GTACCCTGAAGATTCCGTTTCTGTTTTTAACCAACG GAGGAGGTGTTCCGGAGCATAGAAGGGCCCTTGAGCTAAGCCAACTTTTAGGAGTCAACATTTCTCCAAAGCAG GTTGTGCATGGCCATTCTCCTTACAGAGAGCTGGTGAAGCG TTTCGAAGATGACCTTATTGTTGCTGTTGGAAAAGGAGAGCCTGCAGTAGTGATGTCCGAGTACGGATTTAG AAAAGTTCTGTCCATAGATGAATATGCATCATATTATAAAGATATTGACCCCCTGGCTCCTTTCAAGACTTGGAAAGTTGGGCAAACAGACAGTTACATGTCTGCGAAAATGCACCCATCATATGATGTTTATTCAGAGCGAGTTAAAGGAGTGTTTGTTGTCAGCGATCCTGTTGATTGGGGAAGAGATCTACAG GTACTCTGTGACATCTTGTCTACTGGTGGACTTCCTGGGACTGAAAAAGGGGATCAACCTCCTTTGTATTTTGCAGCTGATGATCTTGAATACCAG GCTGCATTTCCTTCTGAGCGGCTTGGCATGGGTGCCTTCAGGATAGTTTTGGAAAGCATCTTCAATGA AATAAATGATCATCCACTGAAGTATACATCTTATGGGAAACCTAATCCATTTGTGTTCAAGAATGCAGCAAACATACTTGAAAAACTTGTTTTGAGTATGTATCCTAATTCACAGACATCAATGGAAGTAAAAGATTGTCAGTTTTCAACTATCTACATGGTTGGCGATAATCCTAAAGTGGATATTAATGGAGCTATGAAG GCTGGCCACCCATGGTCATCTGTTCTTACAAGGACGGGTGTTTTTAGGGGAAAAGATAACGACCCACAGTTTCCTGCAGATGCG
- the LOC136547018 gene encoding mitochondrial hydrolase YKR070W-like isoform X2 codes for MRGFRFALVRAARSRSRAELHTVQRHRPSDLAQRFSHSASAPARPSFGIAFDIDGVILRGRSPIGGTPRAIRRLYSEEGTLKIPFLFLTNGGGVPEHRRALELSQLLGVNISPKQVVHGHSPYRELVKRFEDDLIVAVGKGEPAVVMSEYGFRKVLSIDEYASYYKDIDPLAPFKTWKVGQTDSYMSAKMHPSYDVYSERVKGVFVVSDPVDWGRDLQVLCDILSTGGLPGTEKGDQPPLYFAADDLEYQAAFPSERLGMGAFRIVLESIFNEINDHPLKYTSYGKPNPFVFKNAANILEKLVLSMYPNSQTSMEVKDCQFSTIYMVGDNPKVDINGAMKVVDTVEDAINYILEKECVQ; via the exons ATGAGGGGCTTCCGCTTTGCGCTGGTCCGTGCGGCGCGGTCGCGGTCGCGGGCGGAGCTCCACACCGTGCAGCGCCACCGGCCGTCGGATCTCGCCCAACGTTTTTCGCACTCCGCGTCGGCGCCGGCGAGGCCATCCTTCGGCATCGCGTTCGACATCGATGGGGTCATCCTGCGCGGCCGAAGCCCGATCGGGGGCACGCCGCGGGCCATCCGCCGCCTCTATTCAGAAGAAG GTACCCTGAAGATTCCGTTTCTGTTTTTAACCAACG GAGGAGGTGTTCCGGAGCATAGAAGGGCCCTTGAGCTAAGCCAACTTTTAGGAGTCAACATTTCTCCAAAGCAG GTTGTGCATGGCCATTCTCCTTACAGAGAGCTGGTGAAGCG TTTCGAAGATGACCTTATTGTTGCTGTTGGAAAAGGAGAGCCTGCAGTAGTGATGTCCGAGTACGGATTTAG AAAAGTTCTGTCCATAGATGAATATGCATCATATTATAAAGATATTGACCCCCTGGCTCCTTTCAAGACTTGGAAAGTTGGGCAAACAGACAGTTACATGTCTGCGAAAATGCACCCATCATATGATGTTTATTCAGAGCGAGTTAAAGGAGTGTTTGTTGTCAGCGATCCTGTTGATTGGGGAAGAGATCTACAG GTACTCTGTGACATCTTGTCTACTGGTGGACTTCCTGGGACTGAAAAAGGGGATCAACCTCCTTTGTATTTTGCAGCTGATGATCTTGAATACCAG GCTGCATTTCCTTCTGAGCGGCTTGGCATGGGTGCCTTCAGGATAGTTTTGGAAAGCATCTTCAATGA AATAAATGATCATCCACTGAAGTATACATCTTATGGGAAACCTAATCCATTTGTGTTCAAGAATGCAGCAAACATACTTGAAAAACTTGTTTTGAGTATGTATCCTAATTCACAGACATCAATGGAAGTAAAAGATTGTCAGTTTTCAACTATCTACATGGTTGGCGATAATCCTAAAGTGGATATTAATGGAGCTATGAAG
- the LOC136547048 gene encoding uncharacterized protein has product MAARAPLVMPRAAASAGPLPAAAAVAPRQSAQCLRARGAVGGLFFDQRTARPVRHLLPDAKLGAIGSTAEAAPAEGLVQKLQGVEVFDLNGKAVPIVDLWKERKAVVAFARHSGACCAERGRTFSRRNRMSCKLLELLLF; this is encoded by the exons ATGGCCGCGCGCGCACCGCTCGTCAtgccgcgcgccgccgccagcgccggcCCGCTCCCGGCTGCGGCGGCCGTGGCCCCGCGCCAGTCCGCGCAGTGTCTCCGCGCGAGGGGGGCTGTCGGCGGCCTCTTCTTCGACCAGCGGACAGCGCGCCCGGTCCGCCACCTCCTCCCTGACGCCAAGTTGGGAGCGATTG GGAGCACCGCGGAGGCCGCGCCGGCGGAGGGGCTCGTGCAGAAGCTGCAGGGGGTCGAGGTGTTCGACCTGAACGGCAAGGCGGTACCCATCGTTGATCTGTGGAAGGAAAGGAAAGCAGTGGTTGCGTTTGCTCGCCATTCGG GTGCGTGCTGTGCCGAAAGAGGGCGGACCTTCTCGCGGCGAAACAG GATGTCATGCAAGCTGCTGGAGTTGCTCTTGTTTTAA